From Mailhella massiliensis, a single genomic window includes:
- a CDS encoding helix-turn-helix transcriptional regulator, with product MKKLTEDSFLRLPQVLELIPISRSAWWQGCKDGRFPKPIKLGPRTSVWRSSDIAALIKQLSLQSIQEEKNEARKYYE from the coding sequence ATGAAAAAACTGACGGAGGATTCCTTTCTGCGTCTGCCGCAGGTTCTTGAACTGATCCCCATAAGCAGAAGCGCATGGTGGCAAGGTTGCAAGGATGGCCGTTTTCCCAAACCTATAAAGTTGGGGCCGCGCACTTCGGTATGGCGGTCTTCCGACATTGCCGCCCTCATCAAGCAGCTTTCCCTGCAATCCATTCAGGAGGAAAAAAACGAGGCGCGGAAATACTATGAATAG
- a CDS encoding GrpB family protein gives MKVRVVPYNPVWKLEFKREADSIAGILGTLLVSIHHIGSTAVEGLCAKPIIDIMPVVTDVEKVDDFDESFRKLGYECMGEFGIPGRRYYRKGGDDRTHQIHIFGMTDKENIERHIAVRDYLRKHTEVAERYGTLKKHLAQKFPLDIEGYCEGKDAFVKAMEVDALRWKVLISDSQK, from the coding sequence CTGGAAGCTGGAATTTAAACGGGAGGCTGATTCCATAGCAGGAATACTCGGCACTCTTCTTGTTTCCATACATCATATTGGCAGCACTGCGGTGGAAGGGTTATGTGCAAAGCCAATTATAGATATTATGCCTGTAGTGACCGATGTGGAAAAAGTTGATGACTTTGATGAATCATTCAGAAAATTAGGTTATGAGTGCATGGGGGAATTTGGTATTCCCGGAAGACGATATTATCGAAAGGGGGGAGATGATAGGACTCATCAAATTCATATTTTTGGAATGACGGATAAAGAAAATATTGAAAGGCATATTGCAGTAAGAGACTACCTGAGAAAACATACTGAGGTTGCAGAAAGGTACGGTACTTTAAAAAAACACCTTGCACAAAAATTTCCACTTGATATTGAAGGGTATTGCGAAGGAAAAGATGCCTTTGTCAAGGCAATGGAAGTTGATGCCTTGCGCTGGAAGGTGTTAATTAGTGACTCTCAAAAATAG